The Cydia pomonella isolate Wapato2018A chromosome 9, ilCydPomo1, whole genome shotgun sequence sequence cagggggcctagcccAGATGCCAAACGTTTGCGCCatgacaacgaaacgctttctgtctctctatcactcttacatattagtgcgatagagagacagacagttcgttgtcgtagcgcaaacgattgacaTCTTGCTAGGCACCCTGTTCCATATTACGACTAGGTAAAGAAAATTTCTAATCATCCTATTTACTTCGAACGGTAAGGTATTCATACTCGCATCAAGATGAATCTGGAACTATCTCTACGCTTCTATACAAACAATCCTCGAGATCGGTGCACTCACCATGGTGTCTATTTTGGTCTGCCAGCTTCAAAAGTATTTTAGTAACGGAGTCTAAAACATCGACATCATATTGCTGTCCCTGTTGTTAATAACGGGGAGCAAAAGTGATAGAGGAATCTTTTGGCGATTGGCAGgcgtgtttaaaataaaaacattattcaATAGTTGTAGTGAGAATGTCACTAAAGGTTGGAGCGTTAGACTAACTGCGCGCGGAAACCAAAACACAGTCGCCGGTAACTTCTGGAATTGACTATTCAAACAAGAAGAAGATTTATACTATTAAAAACATGAGTCTGAAAATTGAAGCCGAAACAAAAGTTAGTTCTGATCCCTGCGTATTAGCATTTGACGGCAACTTGTATATTGGAACTGAAGATGGCTATATCCATGTAAGTATTTTCTTAGGAaataggtataattcatgacaATCATAGGAACATAGttatgatatttaatttgtagAACTCATAACACGTAGGTAATTGACTAACTAGATTAACAAGTAGTATAACTTACTAGGTAGACATATAAGTATATTTCCCTACAGtgatattgaattaaaaagAGTATGCCGGCAGTTAGAAATTAATGGTTTGCGATTCAGTCACGTATTACGAGAAGGGGTAAAACCCTGAAAATACCTATCCATAAATTCAATCCCGTAAACTCTTTCTAATCCTGAATGTCTAAGTTTAtccatataataatttaataagcaAGTTACATATCTACTCGCATTTTATTTCCTAACCTAGGTATATATTCAGGCAAACCATCTACTTGTGACTACATAATTAGGGTCTAGGTATTTCTTAGGCAtgtacttatttctaaagcgTCTCATGATAAGATCCGATTATttgatacctacttacctacgaGTTCCTATTAGACAAAATTcaatacaataatttaaaatcctTCAATGCAATTACAAATTAACCGAAACCCTTGCACTATAGTCCTTCGACGACAAGCTTAGTCCCGTTGCATCATGGCCAGCACACGCAGTACAACTGTTCGCCCTAGCGGCAGGCGGCGGCGCCGTTTACTCCAGCTCGAACGATGGCAGCATCAGGGTATGGTCTGCGAAAGGAGACAAGATTACTGAAATACCAGTGCCTGGCGCTGATGTTAGCGTGCTACATGTCTCTGGTAACGAGTTGTACACGGGCGATGAAGCAGGGACAGTAAGTGTTTTACtaagaaaaataatgttacATATCTTTTAAGTATCTATTATGATTAGGTAATGATTTTCAGAATAAATCAACTCATAACCTACTATTGATTAAAAAGATCTTCCTCTATGGCATATGCACCGATGTATACATGCTACGCAAAGTGCGTGAGCTTACGAGTAATACTATAAAAAATTGTAAGGCGTTAAAATTTTTTACGAAagttatttcataattttaggtAAAAGTGTACGAGGataatactgaaaaagcaaTGTACAACGTGTTAGAGGAAGTAAAAGATCTGGCACTGAGCGCACCATTTTTGTTTACCGTGCGAGATCTAGATGTGACGGTCACTGAAATCAAGCCTGGTAAGTACGTAACCtataagtttaatttaaacCAACCTAATAAATATAACGTATAAAGTTTATAGTATAGTATTAGCTGCGCGCGTTTGAACTTTTGCCACCTTGTCCTAAATCAGAACTATACGTTACTTGCTTGACATAACATAATCGAGCCAGTTGAGACGTCCTCAGTCCCCCAGTCAGTGGACCTGGTTTTATGCCTGTTGACATTCGAAATCTCAttcttttgttaattttattcttATGCAATAGATTTCAAAGTTTAAAAAGCTTTTCCAATATCCTTAAGGTTGTTATGCGTAGTGGGGCAGTTTTTGCTGGGAGGCTCTGTGTTATTATGGCCTGAATCGAAAATTAAACTTCACTTTGAGGTGTGTACTAAAAGGTGTGTTGCCTCACGCTCCACTTTATTCTTAGTGGTTTTAGTAGATTTACTTTACCATAAATTATTGTTCTGTTATGAAATAGATGAATCCAGAACGCGATTTGTTACGCGGCATACTATGGAGGGTCGTGCTCCATTGAGACTAGCTGGTCCACATCTTCTCTGCATGGCAAGAGGGGGAAACAATCTTGCTCTACACGACTCTTCTGTGTCTACCGTCTTTAAGAAAAAGCATGAAGTTAAGGTTTGAAATTTCTTTAGCAGCTTTAATGTAGTACATTTCTACCCCATCTTCCATTCGGCAGATTCAGTAACGATGTTAATGTTCCTGGTTAAGGTCGACCGGGATAAATGCAACTATGGAATTATTGCGTCTAtttgagttatttttttaaacaacgtAAGTTAAAAGAGCTTCCCGCAATCTGATGAAAAAAGTtacttggaaaaaataaaacgtaacATAGAGGGCGTACCAATCGTGTTCGAGAAATAATTAACAGACGCAAAACCCGCACAGTTGTATTTATTCCGGTCAACCTTACTCAAACTTAATTTTGAATAATCGACATGTcaataatttggtttttcttcttttttcgtGTCGAGTTTCCCTTAAATTAAACAATTCATGCCCAGTTGttgatcaaataaaattatcacTTAGGTGCTCTATTCTAGTAAACTTTAACAATTGTAGCAATTAAttagctgatggtcccgggttcaaatcctggtaagggcatttattcgtgtgatgagcatgaatatttgttcctgagtcatgggtgttttctatctatttaagtatttataaatatttatatattatatatatcgttgtctaagtaccctcaacacaagccttattgagcttactgtggttggacttagtcaatttgtgtaataaagtcctataatatttataagtacctattttatttatttaattgaaattatagGTACGAAGGCGCGTGCCTctactcgtattgtcatgttattaaagattagatttgacaaatctgcgcgtcatcgtggatgacacgaactatacgtGCAAAGTTTTGGTGGTAAATTAACAAGGTTCTAAATATGCTTAACAATTTCTTAGTCTAAATCTACAATCAAGTGCAGAGAAAAGTGACTCTTTCTGTATATAAACATTATGCAGGAGTCCCAAGTGGATAAATTTGCAGACAACTATCACACTGATCCGATCAGCACGCCGTTTCGGTGCGTAAGTTGACAGCGCTATTCatatacactgtgttttttaACTCTGTTAATTtaaagggtgcatccctgagcttcaattaagtaactttctcaaagacaccggtattctaattagtaATTAACTCCGTTTCGgtgataatcaataatt is a genomic window containing:
- the LOC133521377 gene encoding uncharacterized protein LOC133521377; this encodes MSLKIEAETKVSSDPCVLAFDGNLYIGTEDGYIHSFDDKLSPVASWPAHAVQLFALAAGGGAVYSSSNDGSIRVWSAKGDKITEIPVPGADVSVLHVSGNELYTGDEAGTVKVYEDNTEKAMYNVLEEVKDLALSAPFLFTVRDLDVTVTEIKPDESRTRFVTRHTMEGRAPLRLAGPHLLCMARGGNNLALHDSSVSTVFKKKHEVKVSDMIVTSLAVSGDYAWTGGWDGVLRRWKITTDQLEDSGSLELGACINGLAASQNSVFAIVAGGRVVCVKGA